The Drosophila teissieri strain GT53w chromosome X, Prin_Dtei_1.1, whole genome shotgun sequence genome has a segment encoding these proteins:
- the LOC122623959 gene encoding B-cell CLL/lymphoma 7 protein family member A — MSRSVRAETRSRAKDDIKRVMQAVDKVRHWEKKWVTISDTTMKIYKWVPIASASEKKAKLESSPGSAAARRPPTGSGVTPVGGSKSDKENSQKGTPTPPQITPSYQGLTAEDSNTCFSVVSDSQGADFVSSMPFSEDSNSQGSDGPVKRLKTSD; from the exons ATGTCGCGCAGCGTTCGGGCGGAAACGCGCAGTCGGGCGAAGGATGACATCAAGCGGGTTATGCAGGCGGTGGACAAGGTGCGCCACTGGGAGAAGAAGTGGGTGACCATTAGCGACACCACCATGAAGATCTACAAATGGGTGCCCATCGCCTCCGCCAGCGAGAAGAAGGCCAAGCTAGAGTCCTCGCCGGGATCGGCAGCTGCCCGGAGACCACCCACCGGCTCGGGCGTGACGCCAGTCGGCGGCAGCAAGAGCGATAAGGAGAACTCTCAGAAGGGCACGCCCACGCCGCCGCAAATCACGCCCAGCTATCAGGGACTCACCGCCGAGGACTCCAACACCT GTTTCTCCGTCGTGTCGGACAGCCAGGGCGCCGACTTCGTGTCGAGTATGCCCTTCTCTGAGGACTCGAACTCGCAGGGCAGCGATGGACCTGTCAAGCGATTGAAGACGAGCGACTAG